The sequence CGAAGAACGGATGTTCACCCTGTACGGGCAATATGGTGAAGAGGCAGAAGAACGCCTTCAGGCCATGGAAAACGCCATGAGCTGGAAGCTTTACGAAATGGGTGTCGCTACAACATCTCCGGAAACCGTCGGCATTTCCAAGCCTTGATTTCATGAATTTCTGATGTCGGCGCCACAATAAGGCGCCGACACATTTAGAATTCCCCCACAGGAGCAGCCGATGCTACCGCGCAAAGCCCTACGTCGCGCCGATATATTCGCATCCAGTCTGATGATAGGATTGGGAGTTGGCGTCATCGTCTCTGCGGCGAAAATGCCATGGACGAGCACTGTTACCGGATCGCAGAACGTTTGGTACGTCTCGCCCGGTCTTTTTCCCGCAGTGGTTGGCGCTCTGTTGATCCTGTTCAATTTGAAGGTTCTGTCGCACGCAATAAAAGACGGTGGCGCCGACCGTTTGTTTGGATCGACCTATGATTGGATCAGGGGGTTGGGACGGAATGACCGCGTTCATCGCGTCGTGCTGATCACAGTGCTGATGGCAGTCTATGTATTCGGTGCCGTGGGAAGAGTGAACTTCCTTCTAGCCAGTGGTTTGTTCTTATTCTCTTCCATCGCTTTGTTTTGGTGGGGTGACGGCGAAGGCAAGCTTCAAAAAAAGATTCCCTTGACCATTCTAGTCGCCGTGGCTGTTCCGTACCTTTTTACCTACCTCTTCCAGACGTTCCTTTTCGTCCCGATGCCGTGATTGAAGGAAAGTAGAGGAGAGAACCGAAAAAATGTTACAATTCTTCAATGAAGTCATCGCTCTCGCAAACCCGGTCGATCTGGGCGTAATATCCGCTTCGGTTATCCTCGGAATAATCTTCGGCTCGTTGCCCGGATTGACGGCGACACTCGCCGTCGCCCTGCTCAGCACGGTCACTTTCGGCTTGCCGGTCGAAATCGCGATGATCGCCCTTATCGGATCGTATGTTGGTGCGATTTATGGGCCCTCTCATGCATCCATTCTTCTCGGAATCCCGGGGACAGCCGCAGGAGCCGCAACGGCTTTGGACGGCTATCAACTGGCCCAACAGGGCCAGGCGGGTGAAGCCATTTCTATGGCAACAGTTTCCTCAGCACTCGGAACGATCATAGGTTTGTTTGCCCTCTTGGCGCTCTCGCCGATGTTGATCCAACTGTCTTTGCAATTCACGTCCGCTGAATTTTTTCTGTTGGCTGTCTTCGGCGTATTGATCTGTGGATCGCTGACCGCTCCTGATATGCCCGTGAAAGGCTGGATTGCAGGAATGCTGGGTCTCTTGGTGGCGTCCATCGGGATGGAGACAATCCAGGGATACCCTCGTTTCACTCTGGGGCTGCCTGAGCTCGCAGGCGGCATCGACATCGTACCTGTCATCTTGGGGGGATTCGCCATCCCGCAGGTCATGCGTATCCTTCGCGATCTGAGTGAGAAGGCGAACTCTGTCAAGGTGGTCAAAAATCTATGGCCCAATTGGCGAGAGGTTTGGCGCCGGAAATACGCAACGGCGCGCGCTG is a genomic window of Ponticoccus alexandrii containing:
- a CDS encoding tripartite tricarboxylate transporter TctB family protein, with product MLPRKALRRADIFASSLMIGLGVGVIVSAAKMPWTSTVTGSQNVWYVSPGLFPAVVGALLILFNLKVLSHAIKDGGADRLFGSTYDWIRGLGRNDRVHRVVLITVLMAVYVFGAVGRVNFLLASGLFLFSSIALFWWGDGEGKLQKKIPLTILVAVAVPYLFTYLFQTFLFVPMP
- a CDS encoding tripartite tricarboxylate transporter permease, yielding MLQFFNEVIALANPVDLGVISASVILGIIFGSLPGLTATLAVALLSTVTFGLPVEIAMIALIGSYVGAIYGPSHASILLGIPGTAAGAATALDGYQLAQQGQAGEAISMATVSSALGTIIGLFALLALSPMLIQLSLQFTSAEFFLLAVFGVLICGSLTAPDMPVKGWIAGMLGLLVASIGMETIQGYPRFTLGLPELAGGIDIVPVILGGFAIPQVMRILRDLSEKANSVKVVKNLWPNWREVWRRKYATARAGLMGVSIGVIPGVGEDIAAWASYDAAKKVDPEPESFGKGNLSGVIAAETANNSCIGGAIIPVLSLGIPGSPPAAMLLGALNLHGVRPGPMLNFEFPNFIAQMAAMLFWAAIGILVFGILMARFTGLVLRLPVAVLMPMVVFFAVMGSWALGLNIFNIYMMLAFGLIVYLMEEIGYPVAPMIIGVLLGSMADVSLRRALWVRMET